A genomic window from Flavobacterium sp. I3-2 includes:
- a CDS encoding HNH endonuclease: MKNLNVYNRNVHDFLDDIVRSKKHTQKDPNFKQRLALLIPNVNACYDLYNIAHDANNHVSLIAHGYIGQDQNDLLKLYNSKAVKLVNFKNDATTVLDNRASTICQYCTINSANTLDHIIPKVEFVEFAVNPKNLLPACSECNGYKLDRFKNNQDRLFLNLYTDLLPSVQYLFADVIIINNIVEVDFRLSNVNNIDPRLFRLLESHYEKLHLFRRFKSKSNTIISEMINSINASINQISRQTFIDITLDKINRDKLLHGHNHYKLILEEALINNNAYLSQYFP, encoded by the coding sequence ATGAAAAATCTTAATGTATATAATAGGAATGTTCATGATTTTTTAGATGACATAGTAAGATCTAAAAAACACACACAAAAGGATCCAAATTTTAAACAAAGATTAGCTTTATTAATTCCTAATGTTAACGCATGTTATGATTTATATAATATTGCTCACGATGCTAATAACCATGTTTCACTTATAGCTCATGGTTACATTGGTCAGGATCAAAATGATTTATTAAAATTATACAATTCTAAAGCAGTTAAGTTAGTTAATTTCAAAAATGATGCGACAACAGTTTTAGATAATAGAGCCTCAACTATATGTCAATATTGCACAATCAATTCAGCTAACACATTAGATCATATTATCCCAAAGGTTGAATTCGTTGAATTTGCTGTTAATCCAAAAAATTTATTACCAGCTTGTTCAGAATGTAATGGATATAAATTAGATCGATTTAAAAACAATCAGGATAGATTATTTTTAAATCTATACACTGATTTATTACCTTCAGTTCAATATTTATTTGCTGATGTTATAATTATTAATAACATAGTAGAAGTAGATTTTAGGCTGTCAAATGTAAATAATATAGACCCTCGTTTATTCAGACTTCTTGAAAGTCATTATGAAAAATTACATTTGTTTCGTAGATTTAAGAGTAAATCAAATACTATTATAAGTGAAATGATTAACTCAATTAATGCCTCGATAAACCAAATATCAAGACAAACTTTTATAGATATAACTCTTGATAAAATCAATAGAGATAAATTATTACATGGGCACAATCATTACAAATTAATATTAGAGGAGGCTCTTATAAATAACAATGCTTACCTTAGTCAATATTTTCCATAA
- a CDS encoding relaxase/mobilization nuclease domain-containing protein has translation MIAFSNTGTGFKGAISYALKEHEKNLPAHQKPVVVEQNNIWGTSSEIAKQMRFIADSNSKSSRPVLHIAFSFHKDEKLPLEKSIEAMHLALQEINFHREKNQYLLVQHNDTDVEHYHWIINKVDLNAKNLDTSYIKNRLQVACDKVEKQLKLRYTQGRTIIYDPESEKGYKFTQKANLKNKIFKDKSINISDVKQFIYDELIRILSYLKTIEQLVPELSKKGIACQTTFNKNGLSGVSFRYNNQAYKGSQIGVKAKDIVNAIQQNQTLGSKDHITLLNAFHKNIQTTLKAIVADYETGNPYPDFEKCFLNNEIRYEDEKLFFKGYRISNKPIEYFRKAAETFVLGSLKNFEYKMYCYNDLMNQEPRKVPLLFGRDKILTENKQLLKEQQNAVEPQLKIRISRSIIPDFSGVFLKSIKHHKDKLAELTENKKTTIANIEKQKKIRKEVRIMLVKILRL, from the coding sequence ATGATTGCATTTTCAAATACAGGTACAGGTTTTAAGGGTGCAATTTCTTATGCGTTAAAAGAGCATGAGAAAAATTTACCAGCTCATCAAAAACCTGTTGTAGTGGAGCAAAATAATATTTGGGGAACTTCTTCTGAAATTGCTAAACAAATGCGGTTTATTGCAGATTCTAATTCCAAAAGTTCTCGCCCTGTGCTTCACATTGCTTTTAGTTTTCATAAAGATGAAAAGTTGCCGTTGGAAAAAAGCATAGAAGCAATGCACCTTGCGTTACAGGAAATTAATTTTCACCGAGAAAAAAATCAATATCTTTTGGTTCAACACAATGATACAGATGTGGAACATTATCATTGGATCATCAACAAAGTGGATTTGAATGCTAAAAATTTAGACACGAGCTACATTAAAAACCGATTGCAGGTTGCTTGCGATAAGGTAGAGAAGCAGTTGAAATTACGCTACACCCAGGGGAGAACTATTATTTATGATCCGGAATCTGAAAAAGGTTATAAGTTCACGCAAAAAGCAAATCTTAAGAATAAAATTTTTAAAGATAAGTCGATCAATATTTCAGATGTCAAGCAATTTATTTACGATGAATTGATACGAATTTTATCGTATTTAAAAACAATTGAACAATTAGTGCCTGAACTTTCAAAAAAAGGAATTGCTTGCCAAACAACTTTTAATAAAAATGGATTAAGCGGAGTTTCGTTTCGATACAACAATCAAGCATACAAGGGAAGTCAGATTGGTGTAAAAGCAAAAGATATTGTAAATGCCATACAACAAAACCAAACGTTAGGTAGTAAAGATCATATAACATTGTTGAATGCTTTTCATAAAAATATACAGACTACTTTAAAAGCTATTGTAGCTGATTATGAAACCGGAAATCCGTATCCTGATTTTGAAAAGTGTTTTTTAAATAATGAAATTCGTTATGAAGATGAAAAGTTGTTTTTCAAAGGTTATCGTATCTCCAACAAACCTATTGAATATTTTAGAAAAGCAGCCGAAACCTTTGTTTTGGGTTCATTAAAAAACTTTGAATATAAAATGTATTGCTACAATGATTTGATGAATCAAGAACCTAGGAAAGTTCCGCTACTATTTGGTAGGGATAAAATTCTTACAGAAAATAAGCAATTATTAAAAGAGCAGCAGAATGCAGTTGAACCGCAATTAAAAATTAGAATAAGTCGTTCTATTATTCCTGATTTTTCAGGTGTTTTTCTGAAAAGTATAAAACACCACAAAGATAAATTAGCAGAATTAACAGAAAACAAAAAAACTACAATCGCTAACATAGAAAAACAAAAAAAAATTAGAAAGGAAGTTAGGATAATGCTTGTGAAAATTCTTAGGTTGTAG
- a CDS encoding plasmid mobilization protein — protein sequence MNKKDIIRDQVIVIRVSVFEKKQIQKNAEKYRLSISDLARQFLLNGQAWAKSSNEISDGILERKTLIGLANNLNQLTRYAHQKKELPIIMELLQKINKVFDP from the coding sequence ATGAATAAAAAAGATATTATAAGAGATCAAGTGATTGTTATTAGAGTTAGTGTTTTTGAAAAAAAACAGATTCAAAAAAATGCTGAAAAATACCGTTTAAGTATTTCTGATTTAGCTAGACAATTTTTGCTAAATGGACAAGCTTGGGCAAAGTCAAGCAATGAAATTTCCGATGGAATCTTAGAACGAAAAACGTTGATTGGTTTGGCAAATAATTTAAATCAATTAACAAGGTATGCACATCAAAAAAAAGAGCTTCCAATCATTATGGAGCTATTACAAAAAATTAATAAAGTATTCGATCCATGA
- a CDS encoding helix-turn-helix domain-containing protein, which yields MIKTGDIIRKKRIEIGISQKDLASKIGVDVSFLCKIEKNEKKLSLEKLELVSTILNLDFLKYKNEYYYDKVDSIFENEKEDYKVMIINNIINKNNV from the coding sequence ATGATAAAAACAGGAGATATAATACGGAAAAAAAGAATAGAAATTGGTATTTCTCAAAAAGACTTAGCGTCAAAAATTGGCGTAGATGTTTCTTTTCTTTGCAAAATTGAAAAGAATGAAAAGAAGTTAAGTTTAGAGAAACTAGAATTAGTTTCAACTATTCTAAATTTAGACTTTCTTAAATATAAAAATGAATATTACTATGACAAGGTTGATTCGATTTTTGAAAATGAAAAAGAGGATTATAAGGTTATGATAATTAATAATATAATTAATAAAAACAATGTATAG
- a CDS encoding toprim domain-containing protein translates to MNCETAKNIQLTSILDKIGACKIRTSNHDIWYLSPFRKEKTASFKVDIRKNIFYDFGEGFGGNTIDFVMRYFQCDISNALNILRNDFSSFSFQQQTVPVLTEQTNLKKSYEITSVQCLSNPILLNYLKSRKLHLEICKKYLFEVNYEINNKKYFGVGFKNDSNGFEIRNKYVKICLGKKWFTHLNNDSKSVVILESWSDFMALLTLHPKMEKVHDYLILNSLALHSKIDPVTEKYIQIFLALDSDEAGSKATQKLLDKWKGKSSDFRNLYPNAKDINEFLIKKTPIGIKRKL, encoded by the coding sequence ATGAATTGCGAAACAGCAAAAAACATACAACTTACTTCTATTTTGGATAAAATAGGAGCTTGTAAAATACGGACATCAAACCACGATATATGGTATTTAAGTCCTTTTAGAAAAGAGAAAACAGCTTCTTTTAAAGTTGATATTCGGAAAAACATCTTTTACGATTTTGGAGAAGGTTTTGGTGGTAACACTATAGATTTTGTCATGCGATATTTTCAATGTGATATTTCTAATGCGTTAAACATTCTTCGGAATGATTTCAGTTCATTTTCTTTTCAACAGCAAACTGTTCCGGTTTTAACCGAGCAAACGAATCTTAAAAAATCTTATGAAATAACCAGCGTACAATGTTTGTCTAATCCTATTTTATTAAATTATTTGAAAAGCAGAAAACTACATTTAGAAATTTGTAAAAAGTATTTATTCGAGGTAAATTATGAAATTAACAACAAAAAATATTTTGGAGTTGGATTTAAAAATGATTCCAACGGATTTGAAATTCGTAACAAATACGTGAAAATTTGTTTGGGTAAAAAGTGGTTTACACATTTAAATAACGATTCTAAATCAGTGGTCATTTTAGAATCCTGGAGCGACTTTATGGCACTCCTAACATTGCATCCAAAAATGGAAAAAGTGCATGATTATTTAATCCTTAATTCGTTAGCACTTCATTCTAAAATTGATCCGGTTACTGAAAAATATATACAGATATTTTTAGCATTAGATTCAGACGAAGCTGGCTCGAAAGCAACACAAAAGTTGCTTGATAAATGGAAAGGAAAATCTTCGGATTTTCGGAATTTATATCCAAATGCAAAAGATATAAATGAGTTTCTCATAAAGAAAACTCCCATTGGGATTAAACGGAAATTATAA
- a CDS encoding HNH endonuclease: MTLTFTKKITKSNLGKADMHHCYITIPKRQVDPNNFFGKPNGKKRTIIDKLTGIPFEFTYSQNQSKKNKEHRLSSFLTYFRLVNAQVGDILCVEKLIENVKGKQKVKFYMSIIDNDSYFDNGEDNVELYEGAKKIIIVNKYERSRKARKKCLEYHGYNCKICNILLEDKYGDIASKYIHVHHLTKVADIGKEYIINPIQDLVPICPNCHSMIHKLNPMLSIEELKSRIIENEI; this comes from the coding sequence ATGACACTTACATTTACTAAAAAAATAACGAAATCAAATTTAGGAAAGGCAGATATGCATCATTGCTATATAACAATTCCTAAACGACAAGTTGATCCAAATAACTTTTTTGGTAAACCAAATGGAAAAAAAAGAACTATTATAGATAAATTAACTGGAATTCCTTTTGAATTTACATATAGTCAAAATCAAAGTAAAAAAAACAAAGAACATAGATTATCAAGTTTTTTAACGTATTTCAGATTAGTTAATGCTCAAGTCGGTGATATTTTATGTGTTGAAAAATTAATTGAAAATGTAAAAGGAAAACAGAAAGTAAAGTTTTATATGTCAATTATTGATAATGATTCTTATTTTGATAATGGTGAGGATAATGTAGAACTTTATGAAGGAGCAAAGAAAATAATTATAGTTAATAAATATGAACGTAGTCGAAAAGCTAGGAAAAAATGTTTAGAATATCATGGCTATAATTGTAAAATTTGTAATATATTATTAGAGGATAAATATGGTGATATTGCATCTAAGTATATACATGTACATCATTTAACGAAAGTTGCTGATATTGGTAAAGAGTATATTATAAATCCAATCCAAGATTTGGTTCCTATTTGTCCAAATTGTCATAGTATGATTCATAAATTGAATCCGATGTTATCTATAGAAGAATTAAAATCAAGAATTATAGAGAATGAAATCTGA
- a CDS encoding DNA cytosine methyltransferase, whose translation MIFKNIKEINDKKLKVTFLEKIDLHIRIVDSLAVLNNLDIENYNDSVDVNTAKYLIELGIIYADTEIPLLKKILSSRFQSFIKSVNFTIQNNKIIGNHLDKLNNSIRLKYQQKENALDKPTLVDFFCGAGGLSLGFVKEGFKVILANDHEDVCIDTYSYNHPEVRDDKIINGDIRKIVDNVKDYIDQDVDVIVGGPPCQGFSSANQQRIIDDPRNELYKYFIKAITHLTPKFVVMENVRGMLPHAQQVIDDYKDIESLKKGINYTYDVNCKILISDDFGVAQKRQRLIFIAIRNDVAKENNITPDKIFEQIISNSDSIKRHILNDALEYIKPLEPNRVKNSNEIDSDESGKKVDVNQFNGNENSYLKLINNGRSIPLIFNHKSRFVNDLNFDIYRLLDQGDDATNEKIAHLMPYSHRNNVFKDKYYKLVADKPCRTITAHMRMDCHSHIHPYAVRSLSPREAARIQSFPDDYVFMGAYLKTYMQIGNAVPPIMASYVAKEIKKYL comes from the coding sequence ATGATATTTAAGAATATTAAAGAAATAAACGATAAAAAATTAAAGGTAACTTTTTTAGAGAAGATAGATCTACATATTAGAATTGTAGATTCTTTAGCTGTGCTTAATAATTTAGATATCGAAAATTATAATGATTCAGTTGATGTAAATACCGCAAAGTATTTAATTGAATTAGGTATTATTTATGCTGATACAGAAATACCGTTATTGAAGAAAATATTATCTTCAAGATTTCAATCATTTATAAAGAGTGTAAATTTTACAATCCAGAATAATAAGATTATTGGTAATCATTTAGATAAATTGAATAATTCAATTCGTTTAAAATATCAACAAAAAGAAAATGCTTTAGATAAACCTACACTAGTTGATTTCTTTTGTGGGGCAGGAGGTCTAAGTTTAGGATTTGTAAAAGAAGGTTTTAAAGTTATTTTAGCTAACGATCACGAAGATGTTTGTATAGATACATATTCTTACAATCATCCAGAAGTTAGAGATGATAAAATTATTAATGGTGATATTAGAAAAATCGTAGATAATGTAAAAGATTATATTGATCAAGATGTAGATGTTATTGTTGGTGGTCCTCCTTGTCAAGGATTTAGTTCTGCAAATCAGCAACGTATTATTGATGATCCTAGAAATGAATTATATAAATATTTCATTAAAGCGATTACGCATTTAACTCCAAAATTTGTTGTGATGGAGAATGTTAGAGGAATGCTTCCTCATGCACAACAAGTTATTGATGATTATAAAGATATCGAAAGTTTAAAGAAAGGTATTAATTATACTTACGATGTAAATTGTAAAATTTTAATTTCTGATGATTTCGGTGTTGCTCAAAAAAGACAACGTTTAATTTTTATAGCAATTAGAAATGACGTTGCTAAAGAAAATAATATAACTCCGGATAAAATATTTGAACAAATTATTTCTAATTCAGACTCAATTAAAAGACATATATTAAATGATGCCTTAGAATATATCAAGCCATTAGAACCAAATAGAGTTAAAAATTCTAACGAAATTGATAGTGATGAGTCTGGTAAAAAAGTAGATGTAAATCAATTTAATGGTAATGAAAATTCTTATTTGAAATTAATTAATAATGGTAGAAGTATTCCATTAATTTTTAATCATAAATCTCGATTTGTTAATGATTTAAATTTTGATATTTATAGATTACTAGACCAAGGTGATGATGCCACAAATGAAAAAATTGCTCATTTAATGCCTTACTCTCATCGTAATAATGTTTTTAAAGATAAATATTATAAATTAGTGGCAGATAAGCCTTGTAGAACTATTACTGCACATATGAGAATGGACTGTCATTCACATATTCATCCTTATGCAGTTAGAAGTTTATCACCAAGAGAAGCTGCAAGGATTCAATCTTTTCCAGATGATTATGTTTTTATGGGAGCTTATCTTAAAACATATATGCAAATAGGAAATGCAGTACCTCCAATAATGGCTTCGTATGTAGCTAAAGAGATAAAAAAATATTTATAA
- a CDS encoding AAA family ATPase — protein sequence MELSSKLKLEILRVLLAEKELFGKPDDEENVIKFLDDLFDLKTLPSEDSRFRNAYEDAYQHLVNNYDWEYEYVFTERFNIIDNTETFVKFLNKIIHPSLREDEDDIFKFYTIINPYLEKGKLNYSLVSYEEGGFPVYEVSIYDDNDTSPINIIQNKIPFFIDNLPKGYYNNPNSHDKPSVFPSFVLVNDRDWNDFFKYTGYFLFYYPTVDQCVEIGALKIITKEIENISNILSDSFYNLDSSYCSLGFDFKFYENIKTVFGKTYESILWALKDAAFFSEILEEFENDYYFRNSLIRFDEQEQLLREAKHRLEGYDIKSLYSFKYSFKPKFSSDSVSIDFNFDSEKSIPSRIFAIIGKNGTGKTQLITTLPLDISKKNDIAFIPKRPIFSKVVAVSYSAFDTFDIPKKTADFNYVYCGIRDPKGELYTERGLKLRFHNSWKKIKEKNRFDKWKNLLHFFMEEELINEFIIFNDNSFEYTVDIKGFNSVSKKLSSGQSVLLYIITEIVANIRFDSLVIYDEPETHLHPNAISQLINTIYQLTQEFRSYCIIATHSPIIVRELLSRNIYIVERESNVISVRKPLVETFGENLTMITEEIFGNRDVPNQFEKILSRLAKTGKSYEEILSVIETENIPLSLNARIYLKSIIDEKS from the coding sequence TTGGAACTTTCAAGTAAATTAAAATTAGAAATTTTAAGAGTATTATTAGCGGAAAAAGAACTATTTGGAAAGCCTGATGATGAAGAAAATGTTATCAAGTTCTTAGATGATTTGTTTGATTTGAAAACACTGCCTTCCGAAGATTCAAGGTTTAGAAATGCCTACGAAGATGCTTATCAGCATTTGGTAAATAATTATGATTGGGAATATGAATATGTATTTACAGAAAGGTTTAATATTATTGATAATACCGAAACCTTTGTCAAGTTTTTAAACAAAATTATTCACCCTAGTTTAAGGGAAGATGAAGATGATATTTTCAAGTTTTATACAATCATTAATCCATATTTAGAAAAAGGAAAATTAAATTATAGTTTAGTTTCATATGAAGAAGGAGGTTTTCCAGTCTATGAGGTGAGTATATATGACGATAATGACACATCTCCCATAAACATTATTCAAAATAAGATTCCATTTTTTATTGATAACTTACCTAAAGGATATTACAATAATCCAAACTCTCATGATAAACCAAGTGTCTTTCCTTCCTTCGTACTTGTTAACGATAGAGATTGGAACGATTTTTTCAAGTATACGGGTTATTTTCTTTTTTACTATCCAACAGTAGATCAATGTGTAGAAATAGGTGCGCTCAAAATTATTACTAAAGAAATCGAAAATATTTCGAACATATTAAGTGACAGTTTTTATAATTTGGACAGTAGTTATTGTTCCTTAGGTTTTGATTTTAAATTTTACGAGAATATTAAAACAGTATTTGGTAAAACCTATGAAAGTATTTTATGGGCTTTGAAAGATGCTGCATTCTTTTCAGAAATTTTAGAGGAATTCGAAAATGATTACTATTTCAGGAATTCATTAATTAGATTTGATGAACAAGAACAATTACTAAGAGAAGCAAAACATCGTTTAGAAGGGTACGATATAAAAAGCTTGTACAGTTTCAAATACTCCTTTAAACCAAAATTTTCTAGCGATTCTGTCTCAATCGACTTTAATTTTGACTCTGAAAAAAGTATTCCATCAAGAATATTTGCCATAATTGGAAAAAATGGAACAGGAAAAACCCAATTGATTACAACCCTACCACTTGATATATCTAAAAAAAATGATATAGCTTTTATTCCTAAAAGACCCATTTTTAGTAAAGTTGTAGCTGTATCATATAGTGCTTTTGACACTTTTGATATTCCTAAAAAGACAGCGGATTTTAATTATGTTTATTGTGGCATAAGAGACCCTAAAGGTGAATTATATACTGAAAGAGGTCTAAAATTGAGATTTCACAATTCATGGAAAAAAATCAAAGAAAAAAATAGATTTGACAAATGGAAGAACTTACTACATTTTTTTATGGAAGAAGAATTAATCAATGAGTTTATTATTTTTAATGATAATTCTTTCGAGTATACCGTTGATATAAAAGGTTTCAATAGTGTAAGTAAAAAATTAAGTTCCGGTCAGAGTGTTTTATTATATATAATAACAGAAATTGTAGCGAATATAAGATTTGATTCTCTAGTCATTTATGATGAACCGGAAACACATTTACACCCAAATGCAATATCACAACTAATAAATACAATTTATCAGTTAACTCAAGAGTTCCGATCATATTGTATTATTGCAACTCATTCACCAATTATAGTTAGAGAATTACTTTCCAGAAATATTTATATAGTGGAGAGGGAAAGTAATGTAATTTCTGTCAGAAAACCGTTGGTTGAAACATTCGGTGAAAACCTTACAATGATAACAGAAGAAATATTCGGTAATAGAGATGTACCCAATCAATTTGAAAAAATATTATCGCGATTAGCTAAGACAGGTAAAAGTTATGAAGAAATACTATCTGTAATAGAAACTGAAAATATTCCATTGAGTTTAAACGCACGTATTTACTTAAAAAGTATTATTGATGAAAAATCTTAA
- a CDS encoding DNA cytosine methyltransferase, translating into MYSFVDLFAGCGGLSEGFYKEGFKALAHVEINKYACETLKTRMKFYGYENVDDEVLNVDITNENINEIIDNAVKNRNVDLIVGGPPCQAYSTLGRAKDSNAMHDDPRNFLFESYIKVLHHLNPKLFVFENVTGLLTAKLNNKSILDTILKKLGKNYKLIKSPKGMVLNSADYGVPQIRKRVIIIGVRKDLPFDADEVYKNILKTNSDSYESNLKPYVTVSDAISDLPSLKAGEGSDVVKFKSSRTNNFLDEIVDKKSNILRHHVARKLNNLDIERYSVMSKNNWVFTQLLENREDLRHPKQRIFNNSYCVQFWDKPARTIIAHLYKDGNQFIHPDHKQGRSITPREAARLQSFPDDFVFEGSRTEIYKQIGNAVPVLLAQAIAKGCKNVLKKYDI; encoded by the coding sequence ATGTATAGTTTTGTCGATTTATTTGCAGGATGTGGAGGATTAAGTGAAGGTTTTTACAAAGAAGGTTTTAAAGCATTGGCTCACGTTGAAATTAATAAATATGCGTGTGAAACTTTGAAAACTAGAATGAAATTCTACGGTTATGAAAATGTTGATGATGAAGTTTTAAATGTAGATATAACTAATGAAAATATAAATGAAATTATCGATAATGCAGTAAAAAATAGAAATGTAGATTTAATTGTAGGAGGTCCTCCTTGTCAAGCTTACTCAACTTTAGGTAGAGCTAAAGATAGTAATGCAATGCATGATGATCCACGTAACTTTTTATTTGAAAGTTATATCAAAGTATTACATCATTTAAATCCAAAACTTTTTGTTTTTGAAAATGTTACTGGTCTATTAACTGCGAAGTTAAACAACAAGTCGATTTTAGATACCATACTTAAAAAATTGGGTAAAAATTATAAATTAATTAAGTCACCCAAGGGAATGGTTTTAAATTCGGCTGATTATGGTGTTCCTCAAATTAGAAAACGTGTTATTATAATAGGTGTTAGAAAGGATTTACCATTTGATGCAGATGAAGTTTATAAAAATATTTTAAAAACGAATTCTGATTCTTACGAATCTAACTTGAAGCCTTATGTTACTGTGTCTGATGCAATTAGTGATCTACCTTCTTTAAAAGCTGGAGAAGGTTCTGATGTTGTGAAATTTAAATCAAGTCGTACTAATAATTTTTTAGATGAAATTGTGGATAAAAAATCTAATATTTTAAGACATCATGTAGCTAGAAAATTGAACAATTTAGATATTGAAAGATATTCAGTAATGAGTAAGAATAATTGGGTATTTACTCAATTATTGGAAAATAGAGAAGATTTAAGACATCCTAAGCAAAGAATTTTCAATAATAGTTATTGTGTACAATTTTGGGATAAACCTGCACGTACTATAATAGCACATTTATATAAGGATGGTAACCAATTTATACATCCAGATCATAAACAAGGGCGCTCTATAACTCCAAGAGAAGCAGCAAGATTGCAGTCTTTTCCTGACGATTTTGTATTTGAAGGATCAAGAACAGAAATTTATAAGCAAATAGGTAATGCAGTTCCTGTACTATTAGCTCAAGCTATTGCTAAAGGATGTAAAAATGTTTTAAAGAAATATGATATTTAA
- a CDS encoding AAA family ATPase: MVKKYLLYIHDLGSFTSLSPTSQIIFSSENIITTAYLEAFNQNDKFLVISEHRSFLLNFQNLNNTEITFNKIFEIEIESNLNSITNPFKEIQEIEYNKLLSSLLVNLISVDSNLDKNQERVIDNIESQSLISGFNKIYFGSPGTGKSHKVDKTIEKLKSHYYERVTFHPEFDNSTFVGGYKPISVKVKFYEGENEYFENEVHYKFVPQAFTNIYERAWQDLDNQYYLVIEEINRGNCAEIFGEIFQLLDRNSNYTVSPSKELKEYLMHEAFKDENHDGIINGLKLPPNLSVLATMNTSDQSLFPMDSAFKRRWDWEYVPICYEEYYLDENSSKQKNDSFDFVIDIQDGEKYSWIKFIEKVNLNHIKSNQSLGMDKCIGNYFIKPEKDNTIALKPFINKVIFYLWNDVFKDEDNKVFEENTSYEDFFPINTNGKKKIKELFDRIELKPKLKEPLIYAEDDVQLSQVAEPQQELESK; the protein is encoded by the coding sequence ATGGTAAAAAAATATCTTTTATATATTCATGATTTAGGATCATTTACTAGTTTGTCTCCTACATCTCAAATAATTTTTTCATCTGAAAATATTATTACTACCGCTTATTTAGAAGCATTTAATCAAAATGATAAATTTTTAGTTATTTCTGAGCATAGATCATTCCTTCTGAATTTCCAAAACTTGAATAATACTGAAATTACATTTAATAAAATATTCGAAATTGAAATAGAAAGTAACTTGAATTCTATTACAAATCCATTTAAAGAGATACAAGAAATAGAATATAATAAACTTTTATCTTCATTATTGGTAAATTTAATTAGTGTAGATTCTAACCTGGATAAAAATCAAGAGAGAGTTATAGATAATATCGAATCGCAATCATTAATTAGTGGTTTCAACAAAATCTATTTCGGTTCTCCAGGTACAGGTAAATCCCATAAAGTAGATAAGACAATTGAAAAATTAAAATCTCATTATTACGAAAGAGTAACTTTTCATCCCGAGTTTGATAATTCAACTTTTGTAGGAGGATACAAACCTATTTCTGTAAAAGTTAAATTTTATGAAGGAGAAAATGAATATTTTGAAAATGAAGTACATTATAAATTCGTACCACAAGCCTTTACCAATATTTATGAACGTGCTTGGCAAGATTTAGACAATCAATACTACTTAGTGATTGAGGAAATCAACCGTGGTAATTGTGCTGAAATCTTTGGTGAAATTTTTCAATTATTAGACCGTAATTCAAACTACACCGTTTCGCCAAGTAAAGAATTAAAAGAATATTTAATGCACGAAGCATTTAAAGATGAGAATCATGATGGAATTATTAATGGCTTAAAACTACCTCCTAATTTAAGTGTTTTGGCAACAATGAATACTTCTGATCAATCTTTATTTCCAATGGATAGTGCTTTCAAAAGACGTTGGGATTGGGAGTATGTTCCTATCTGTTATGAAGAGTATTATCTAGATGAAAATAGCAGTAAACAAAAAAATGATTCATTTGATTTCGTAATTGATATTCAAGATGGAGAAAAATACAGCTGGATTAAATTTATTGAGAAGGTCAATTTAAATCACATTAAAAGCAATCAATCTTTAGGAATGGATAAATGTATTGGGAATTATTTTATCAAACCGGAGAAGGATAACACAATAGCACTAAAACCTTTCATTAACAAAGTGATTTTTTATTTATGGAATGATGTTTTTAAAGACGAAGACAATAAAGTTTTCGAAGAAAACACCTCTTACGAAGATTTTTTCCCAATAAACACGAATGGTAAAAAGAAAATAAAGGAATTATTTGATAGAATTGAATTAAAACCAAAACTTAAAGAACCTTTGATTTATGCAGAAGATGATGTACAACTTAGTCAAGTAGCCGAACCGCAACAAGAATTAGAGTCGAAATAG